The following proteins are co-located in the Triticum aestivum cultivar Chinese Spring chromosome 1A, IWGSC CS RefSeq v2.1, whole genome shotgun sequence genome:
- the LOC123087504 gene encoding uncharacterized protein: protein MLGRPHFVHPVEVASSRFCAHLSPKSAMARLYHLTLLSVFFLLIITGLVAADPSGGKVGKKVTMTVQFPPADSPPGGMITISTHYVREDGVHDSHVHLDCDHHEPQLGSAAKYLVRSLEKIRDEEASPSEAYNMPSQWMDVLFELVSGKIRRDLLYYRSIVSARSSFARANNHSVF, encoded by the exons ATGCTTGGCCGGCCACATTTCGTTCACCCAGTTGAAGTAGCAAGCAGTAGGTTCTGTGCACATCTCAGCCCGAAGTCTGCCATGGCTCGGCTCTACCACCTCACCCTCCTCTCCGTCTTCTTTCTGCTCATCATCACCGGCCTCGTGGCTGCCGATCCGTCCGGAGGGAAGGTCGGCAAGAAGGTGACCATGACCGTCCAGTTCCCGCCTGCGGACTCGCCGCCGGGGGGGATGATCACGATCTCAACGCACTACGTCCGCGAGGATGGGGTGCACGACAGCCACGTCCATCTCGACTGCGACCACCACGAGCC CCAGCTCGGTTCGGCCGCAAAATACCTTGTCAGGAGCCTGGAGAAGATACGAGATGAGGAGGCGTCTCCATCCGAG GCCTACAACATGCCCAGTCAGTGGATGGACGTCCTCTTTGAATTGGTCTCAGGGAAAATTAGGCGCGATTTACTTTATTATCGTAGCATTGTCTCTGCAAGGAGCTCGTTCGCTCGTGCGAACAATCACTCGGTCTTCTGA
- the LOC123087585 gene encoding uncharacterized protein — MARPYHLTLLSVFSFLLLTGLVTADLSGENKVGKIVTMTVQYPAAGSPPGEKTTISAHYVDENGGGDRRFNLDCDDDEPLGFAMKYLITTLEGIRDTRESRSEL, encoded by the exons ATGGCTCGCCCCTACCACCTGACCCTCCTCTCCGTCTTTTCCTTCCTGCTCCTCACTGGCCTTGTGACTGCTGATCTGTCCGGAGAGAATAAAGTCGGGAAGATTGTGACCATGACCGTCCAGTACCCGGCCGCGGGCTCACCGCCGGGGGAGAAGACCACGATCTCAGCGCACTACGTTGACGAGAACGGAGGCGGCGACCGCCGCTTCAACCTCGACTGTGACGATGACGAGCC CCTCGGTTTCGCCATGAAGTACCTTATCACGACCCTGGAGGGGATACGAGATACGCGGGAGTCTCGATCCGAG CTCTAG
- the LOC123087674 gene encoding uncharacterized protein, with the protein MARLYHLTLLSVFFFLLLTGLVAADLSGGKKVGKKVTMTVRYPPEDLGEKITISTHLVGEGGVGDSHFHLDGDDYEPIIFAVKNLVSALGKVGDPQASLSEM; encoded by the exons ATGGCTCGGCTTTACCACCTCACGCTCCTCTCCGtcttcttcttcctgctcctcaccGGCCTCGTGGCTGCTGATCTGTCCGGAGGGAAGAAGGTCGGGAAGAAGGTGACCATGACCGTGCGGTACCCGCCTGAAGACTTGGGGGAGAAGATCACGATCTCGACGCACCTCGTCGGCGAGGGCGGGGTCGGCGACAGCCACTTCCATCTCGACGGCGACGACTACGAGCC CATCATTTTCGCCGTGAAAAACCTTGTTTCTGCCCTGGGGAAGGTAGGGGATCCGCAGGCCTCTCTATCCGAG ATGTAG